A portion of the Nomia melanderi isolate GNS246 chromosome 2, iyNomMela1, whole genome shotgun sequence genome contains these proteins:
- the ari-2 gene encoding E3 ubiquitin-protein ligase ari-2 isoform X2, which produces MKYFDILVNTIEISAGSYQMSSKEYDSEMDYSDSDCGDPGYEDYYNVQPWGGEVDNDIDPDQNRRDPEYAIYDCLQVEEVERLLNENVEVLSNSLHITPSLAKVLLHAHNWALQDIIVKYRTNASSLLIDSKIKPMHPSDSVPGLKGQRGGLCLVCVTVYPADKLMFSTLTCGHSFCKDCWCMHFEVQITQGISTGISCMAQDCDVLAPEDFVLSLLTKPNMKERYQQFAFCDYVKSHPQLRFCPGPNCQIVLRSKEQRAKRVICTSCKTIFCLRCGMDYHAPTDCNTIKKWLTKCADDSETANYISAHTKDCPKCHICIEKNGGCNHMQCYNCKHDFCWMCLGDWKAHGTEYYECSRYKENPNIVHASIHAQAREALKKYLHYYERWENHSKSLKLEEQTLKGIKMRINKKVMNASGTWIDWQHLFEAASLLARCRYTLQYTYPYAYYMEPGPRKELFEYQQAQLEAEIENLSWKIEHAETTDRGDIENQMDIAEKRRVTLLKDFLEVPNL; this is translated from the exons atgaaatatttcgatattctCGTTAATACCATAGAA ATCTCAGCTGGTTCCTATCAG ATGTCAAGCAAAGAATATGACAGTGAGATGGATTATTCCGACTCTGATTGCGGAGATCCAGGCTATGAAGACTATTACAATGTTCAACCGTGGGGTGGTGAAGTTGACAATGACATAGATCCTGATCAAAATAGAAGGGATCCAGAATATGCTATATACGATTGCTTACAAGTTGAAGAAGTGGAAAGACTTTTAAACGAAAATGTTGAAGTGTTAAGTAATAGTCTTCATATAACACCATCGTTAGCCAAAGTTTTATTACACGCACACAATTGGGCATTACAAGATATCATCGTAAAGTACAGAACCAATGCTTCCAGTTTGTTAATTGATTCAAAAATAAAACCAATGCATCCTTCGGATTCAGTGCCGGGATTAAAAGGTCAAAGGGGTGGATTGTGTTTAGTTTGTGTTACAGTTTATCCTGCTGATAAACTAATGTTTTCCACATTAACATGTGGTCATTCATTTTGTAAAGACTGTTGGTGTATGCATTTTGAAGTACAAATAACTCAAGGTATTTCTACAG gaataagCTGTATGGCACAGGATTGTGATGTGTTAGCTCCTGAAGATTTTGTTTTATCTTTACTTACAAAGCCTAACATGAAAGAAAGGTATCAACAATTTGCTTTCTGTGATTACGTGAAATCTCATCCACAACTAAGATTTTGTCCTGGACCCAACTGCCAAATAGTTTTGCGTTCAAAGGAACAACGAGCCAAAAGAGTTATATGTAcatcatgtaaaactatattttg CTTGAGATGCGGTATGGACTATCATGCACCTACTGACTGCAATACAATTAAGAAATGGTTAACAAAGTGTGCAGATGACTCAGAGACAGCTAATTATATTAGCGCTCACACCAAAGAT TGTCCAAAATGCCATATTTGCATAGAGAAGAATGGTGGTTGCAATCATATGCAATGTTATAACTGTAAGCATGACTTTTGTTGGATGTGCCTTGGAGATTGGAAAGCGCATGGAACTGAGTACTATGAATGCTCCCGCTACAAAGAAAATCCTAACATTGTTCATGCAAGTATTCATGCACAGGCTCGAGAAGCTCTTAAAAAGTATCTTCATTATTACGAAAGG TGGGAGAATCATAGTAAATCATTGAAGTTGGAAGAGCAAACATTGAAGGGAATAAAAATGCGGATAAATAAAAAAGTGATGAACGCAAGTGGAACTTGGATTGATTGGCAGCATTTGTTCGAAGCTGCCTCACTTTTGGCACGCTGCCGTTACACTTTGCAGTACACTTATCCCTATGCTTACTATATGGAACCTGGACCGCGTAAAGAATTG TTCGAGTACCAGCAAGCTCAACTGGAAGCAGAAATAGAAAACTTGTCTTGGAAGATAGAGCACGCGGAAACGACGGATCGCGGAGATATAGAAAATCAAATGGACATTGCTGAGAAGCGTCGTGTCACTTTGTTAAAGGACTTCCTCGAGGT GCCAAACTTGTAA
- the ari-2 gene encoding E3 ubiquitin-protein ligase ari-2 isoform X3: MFIMSSKEYDSEMDYSDSDCGDPGYEDYYNVQPWGGEVDNDIDPDQNRRDPEYAIYDCLQVEEVERLLNENVEVLSNSLHITPSLAKVLLHAHNWALQDIIVKYRTNASSLLIDSKIKPMHPSDSVPGLKGQRGGLCLVCVTVYPADKLMFSTLTCGHSFCKDCWCMHFEVQITQGISTGISCMAQDCDVLAPEDFVLSLLTKPNMKERYQQFAFCDYVKSHPQLRFCPGPNCQIVLRSKEQRAKRVICTSCKTIFCLRCGMDYHAPTDCNTIKKWLTKCADDSETANYISAHTKDCPKCHICIEKNGGCNHMQCYNCKHDFCWMCLGDWKAHGTEYYECSRYKENPNIVHASIHAQAREALKKYLHYYERWENHSKSLKLEEQTLKGIKMRINKKVMNASGTWIDWQHLFEAASLLARCRYTLQYTYPYAYYMEPGPRKELFEYQQAQLEAEIENLSWKIEHAETTDRGDIENQMDIAEKRRVTLLKDFLEVPNL, translated from the exons ATGTTCATC ATGTCAAGCAAAGAATATGACAGTGAGATGGATTATTCCGACTCTGATTGCGGAGATCCAGGCTATGAAGACTATTACAATGTTCAACCGTGGGGTGGTGAAGTTGACAATGACATAGATCCTGATCAAAATAGAAGGGATCCAGAATATGCTATATACGATTGCTTACAAGTTGAAGAAGTGGAAAGACTTTTAAACGAAAATGTTGAAGTGTTAAGTAATAGTCTTCATATAACACCATCGTTAGCCAAAGTTTTATTACACGCACACAATTGGGCATTACAAGATATCATCGTAAAGTACAGAACCAATGCTTCCAGTTTGTTAATTGATTCAAAAATAAAACCAATGCATCCTTCGGATTCAGTGCCGGGATTAAAAGGTCAAAGGGGTGGATTGTGTTTAGTTTGTGTTACAGTTTATCCTGCTGATAAACTAATGTTTTCCACATTAACATGTGGTCATTCATTTTGTAAAGACTGTTGGTGTATGCATTTTGAAGTACAAATAACTCAAGGTATTTCTACAG gaataagCTGTATGGCACAGGATTGTGATGTGTTAGCTCCTGAAGATTTTGTTTTATCTTTACTTACAAAGCCTAACATGAAAGAAAGGTATCAACAATTTGCTTTCTGTGATTACGTGAAATCTCATCCACAACTAAGATTTTGTCCTGGACCCAACTGCCAAATAGTTTTGCGTTCAAAGGAACAACGAGCCAAAAGAGTTATATGTAcatcatgtaaaactatattttg CTTGAGATGCGGTATGGACTATCATGCACCTACTGACTGCAATACAATTAAGAAATGGTTAACAAAGTGTGCAGATGACTCAGAGACAGCTAATTATATTAGCGCTCACACCAAAGAT TGTCCAAAATGCCATATTTGCATAGAGAAGAATGGTGGTTGCAATCATATGCAATGTTATAACTGTAAGCATGACTTTTGTTGGATGTGCCTTGGAGATTGGAAAGCGCATGGAACTGAGTACTATGAATGCTCCCGCTACAAAGAAAATCCTAACATTGTTCATGCAAGTATTCATGCACAGGCTCGAGAAGCTCTTAAAAAGTATCTTCATTATTACGAAAGG TGGGAGAATCATAGTAAATCATTGAAGTTGGAAGAGCAAACATTGAAGGGAATAAAAATGCGGATAAATAAAAAAGTGATGAACGCAAGTGGAACTTGGATTGATTGGCAGCATTTGTTCGAAGCTGCCTCACTTTTGGCACGCTGCCGTTACACTTTGCAGTACACTTATCCCTATGCTTACTATATGGAACCTGGACCGCGTAAAGAATTG TTCGAGTACCAGCAAGCTCAACTGGAAGCAGAAATAGAAAACTTGTCTTGGAAGATAGAGCACGCGGAAACGACGGATCGCGGAGATATAGAAAATCAAATGGACATTGCTGAGAAGCGTCGTGTCACTTTGTTAAAGGACTTCCTCGAGGT GCCAAACTTGTAA
- the ari-2 gene encoding E3 ubiquitin-protein ligase ari-2 isoform X1: MEIIETRVANVKDIWISAGSYQMSSKEYDSEMDYSDSDCGDPGYEDYYNVQPWGGEVDNDIDPDQNRRDPEYAIYDCLQVEEVERLLNENVEVLSNSLHITPSLAKVLLHAHNWALQDIIVKYRTNASSLLIDSKIKPMHPSDSVPGLKGQRGGLCLVCVTVYPADKLMFSTLTCGHSFCKDCWCMHFEVQITQGISTGISCMAQDCDVLAPEDFVLSLLTKPNMKERYQQFAFCDYVKSHPQLRFCPGPNCQIVLRSKEQRAKRVICTSCKTIFCLRCGMDYHAPTDCNTIKKWLTKCADDSETANYISAHTKDCPKCHICIEKNGGCNHMQCYNCKHDFCWMCLGDWKAHGTEYYECSRYKENPNIVHASIHAQAREALKKYLHYYERWENHSKSLKLEEQTLKGIKMRINKKVMNASGTWIDWQHLFEAASLLARCRYTLQYTYPYAYYMEPGPRKELFEYQQAQLEAEIENLSWKIEHAETTDRGDIENQMDIAEKRRVTLLKDFLEVPNL; the protein is encoded by the exons ATGGAAATCATCGAGACACGAGTAGCGAATGTAAAAGATATTTGG ATCTCAGCTGGTTCCTATCAG ATGTCAAGCAAAGAATATGACAGTGAGATGGATTATTCCGACTCTGATTGCGGAGATCCAGGCTATGAAGACTATTACAATGTTCAACCGTGGGGTGGTGAAGTTGACAATGACATAGATCCTGATCAAAATAGAAGGGATCCAGAATATGCTATATACGATTGCTTACAAGTTGAAGAAGTGGAAAGACTTTTAAACGAAAATGTTGAAGTGTTAAGTAATAGTCTTCATATAACACCATCGTTAGCCAAAGTTTTATTACACGCACACAATTGGGCATTACAAGATATCATCGTAAAGTACAGAACCAATGCTTCCAGTTTGTTAATTGATTCAAAAATAAAACCAATGCATCCTTCGGATTCAGTGCCGGGATTAAAAGGTCAAAGGGGTGGATTGTGTTTAGTTTGTGTTACAGTTTATCCTGCTGATAAACTAATGTTTTCCACATTAACATGTGGTCATTCATTTTGTAAAGACTGTTGGTGTATGCATTTTGAAGTACAAATAACTCAAGGTATTTCTACAG gaataagCTGTATGGCACAGGATTGTGATGTGTTAGCTCCTGAAGATTTTGTTTTATCTTTACTTACAAAGCCTAACATGAAAGAAAGGTATCAACAATTTGCTTTCTGTGATTACGTGAAATCTCATCCACAACTAAGATTTTGTCCTGGACCCAACTGCCAAATAGTTTTGCGTTCAAAGGAACAACGAGCCAAAAGAGTTATATGTAcatcatgtaaaactatattttg CTTGAGATGCGGTATGGACTATCATGCACCTACTGACTGCAATACAATTAAGAAATGGTTAACAAAGTGTGCAGATGACTCAGAGACAGCTAATTATATTAGCGCTCACACCAAAGAT TGTCCAAAATGCCATATTTGCATAGAGAAGAATGGTGGTTGCAATCATATGCAATGTTATAACTGTAAGCATGACTTTTGTTGGATGTGCCTTGGAGATTGGAAAGCGCATGGAACTGAGTACTATGAATGCTCCCGCTACAAAGAAAATCCTAACATTGTTCATGCAAGTATTCATGCACAGGCTCGAGAAGCTCTTAAAAAGTATCTTCATTATTACGAAAGG TGGGAGAATCATAGTAAATCATTGAAGTTGGAAGAGCAAACATTGAAGGGAATAAAAATGCGGATAAATAAAAAAGTGATGAACGCAAGTGGAACTTGGATTGATTGGCAGCATTTGTTCGAAGCTGCCTCACTTTTGGCACGCTGCCGTTACACTTTGCAGTACACTTATCCCTATGCTTACTATATGGAACCTGGACCGCGTAAAGAATTG TTCGAGTACCAGCAAGCTCAACTGGAAGCAGAAATAGAAAACTTGTCTTGGAAGATAGAGCACGCGGAAACGACGGATCGCGGAGATATAGAAAATCAAATGGACATTGCTGAGAAGCGTCGTGTCACTTTGTTAAAGGACTTCCTCGAGGT GCCAAACTTGTAA
- the ari-2 gene encoding E3 ubiquitin-protein ligase ari-2 isoform X4 yields the protein MSSKEYDSEMDYSDSDCGDPGYEDYYNVQPWGGEVDNDIDPDQNRRDPEYAIYDCLQVEEVERLLNENVEVLSNSLHITPSLAKVLLHAHNWALQDIIVKYRTNASSLLIDSKIKPMHPSDSVPGLKGQRGGLCLVCVTVYPADKLMFSTLTCGHSFCKDCWCMHFEVQITQGISTGISCMAQDCDVLAPEDFVLSLLTKPNMKERYQQFAFCDYVKSHPQLRFCPGPNCQIVLRSKEQRAKRVICTSCKTIFCLRCGMDYHAPTDCNTIKKWLTKCADDSETANYISAHTKDCPKCHICIEKNGGCNHMQCYNCKHDFCWMCLGDWKAHGTEYYECSRYKENPNIVHASIHAQAREALKKYLHYYERWENHSKSLKLEEQTLKGIKMRINKKVMNASGTWIDWQHLFEAASLLARCRYTLQYTYPYAYYMEPGPRKELFEYQQAQLEAEIENLSWKIEHAETTDRGDIENQMDIAEKRRVTLLKDFLEVPNL from the exons ATGTCAAGCAAAGAATATGACAGTGAGATGGATTATTCCGACTCTGATTGCGGAGATCCAGGCTATGAAGACTATTACAATGTTCAACCGTGGGGTGGTGAAGTTGACAATGACATAGATCCTGATCAAAATAGAAGGGATCCAGAATATGCTATATACGATTGCTTACAAGTTGAAGAAGTGGAAAGACTTTTAAACGAAAATGTTGAAGTGTTAAGTAATAGTCTTCATATAACACCATCGTTAGCCAAAGTTTTATTACACGCACACAATTGGGCATTACAAGATATCATCGTAAAGTACAGAACCAATGCTTCCAGTTTGTTAATTGATTCAAAAATAAAACCAATGCATCCTTCGGATTCAGTGCCGGGATTAAAAGGTCAAAGGGGTGGATTGTGTTTAGTTTGTGTTACAGTTTATCCTGCTGATAAACTAATGTTTTCCACATTAACATGTGGTCATTCATTTTGTAAAGACTGTTGGTGTATGCATTTTGAAGTACAAATAACTCAAGGTATTTCTACAG gaataagCTGTATGGCACAGGATTGTGATGTGTTAGCTCCTGAAGATTTTGTTTTATCTTTACTTACAAAGCCTAACATGAAAGAAAGGTATCAACAATTTGCTTTCTGTGATTACGTGAAATCTCATCCACAACTAAGATTTTGTCCTGGACCCAACTGCCAAATAGTTTTGCGTTCAAAGGAACAACGAGCCAAAAGAGTTATATGTAcatcatgtaaaactatattttg CTTGAGATGCGGTATGGACTATCATGCACCTACTGACTGCAATACAATTAAGAAATGGTTAACAAAGTGTGCAGATGACTCAGAGACAGCTAATTATATTAGCGCTCACACCAAAGAT TGTCCAAAATGCCATATTTGCATAGAGAAGAATGGTGGTTGCAATCATATGCAATGTTATAACTGTAAGCATGACTTTTGTTGGATGTGCCTTGGAGATTGGAAAGCGCATGGAACTGAGTACTATGAATGCTCCCGCTACAAAGAAAATCCTAACATTGTTCATGCAAGTATTCATGCACAGGCTCGAGAAGCTCTTAAAAAGTATCTTCATTATTACGAAAGG TGGGAGAATCATAGTAAATCATTGAAGTTGGAAGAGCAAACATTGAAGGGAATAAAAATGCGGATAAATAAAAAAGTGATGAACGCAAGTGGAACTTGGATTGATTGGCAGCATTTGTTCGAAGCTGCCTCACTTTTGGCACGCTGCCGTTACACTTTGCAGTACACTTATCCCTATGCTTACTATATGGAACCTGGACCGCGTAAAGAATTG TTCGAGTACCAGCAAGCTCAACTGGAAGCAGAAATAGAAAACTTGTCTTGGAAGATAGAGCACGCGGAAACGACGGATCGCGGAGATATAGAAAATCAAATGGACATTGCTGAGAAGCGTCGTGTCACTTTGTTAAAGGACTTCCTCGAGGT GCCAAACTTGTAA